In Leishmania major strain Friedlin complete genome, chromosome 34, the following proteins share a genomic window:
- a CDS encoding putative G-actin binding protein, with protein sequence MLHIDFCIAADAQEALEESGKPNTATVAVPIILEKEVLKLLAPPVCSSDGGFEYDLNATRTLLGAKGATAAYIVVRTAPSTQYVVIYVSDTTSAKNRMLYSTGLSRVVEATPHAQKRTVRISSVSELLPSLFEAESKKVKEALMTESERHHAAIARMEVAPQPVALPGVAVQITTDADDGLSQFAGGAVEVATFKIEAGQLQLDKTVAQLNGNLDQVKSILTDADPRFVLLRYPSPKTQLAEAVMVYVCPPTCSPKIKIQYASSAAAFREQALRHKIQLAHKVETDTTATLADDVRSAFEPFPSADARKTHGRLSSCPPTSWAPKGHSMLI encoded by the coding sequence ATGTTGCACATCGATTTCTGCATCGCAGCGGATGCccaggaggcgctggaggaaTCGGGCAAGCCCAACACTGCCACAGTGGCCGTGCCCATCATCCTTGAAAAGGAGGTGCTCAAGTTGCTGGCGCCACCAGTGTGCTCCAGCGATGGCGGCTTCGAGTATGACCTGAACGCGACCCGTACGCTTCTGGGTGCGAAGGGTGCAACCGCGGCTTACATTGTGGTGCGCACCGCGCCGAGTACGCAGTATGTCGTCATTTACGTGAGCGACACCACAAGCGCGAAGAATCGCATGCTCTACTCCACTGGATTGTCGCGTGTGGTGGAGGCGACGCCACATGCGCAGAAGCGTACAGTTCGGATCTCCTCCGTTAgcgagctgctgccgtcgctgttcGAGGCCGAGTCAAAGAAAGTGAAGGAGGCCTTGATGACGGAAAGTGAGCGGCATCACGCCGCGATTGCGCGAATGGAGGTggcaccgcagccggtgGCGCTCCCCGGCGTGGCCGTCCAAATAACCACGGATGCTGACGACGGGCTGTCGCAGTTTGCAGGTggcgcggtggaggtggcCACGTTCAAGATCGAAGCAGGGCAGCTTCAGTTGGACAAGActgtggcgcagctgaaTGGCAACCTCGATCAGGTGAAGTCCATACTGACGGACGCCGACCCCCGcttcgtgctgctgcgctaccCTTCGCCTAAAACACAGCTCGCGGAAGCTGTCATGGTGTACGTGTGCCCGCCTACCTGCAGCCCGAAAATCAAGATTCAGTACGCAtcctcggccgccgccttccgTGAGCAGGCCTTGCGCCACAAGATCCAGCTTGCACACAAGGTGGAGACGGACACCACGGCGACGCTCGCGGACGACGTGCGCAGCGCTTTCGAGCCGTTCCCGTCCGCTGACGCACGCAAGACTCACGGTCGATTGTCGTCATGTCCCCCGACCTCGTGGGCACCGAAGGGCCACAGCATGCTCATTTGA
- a CDS encoding putative asparaginyl-tRNA synthetase, with product MHAKALARLRMHHAARQRMSSVGMWRALWVVAKLTMVEKEAPDWQTTIPMNLAMTTEKLHALPSSMMASSVRLAVDEAPSFTTTSPPLAPGRGFTELRCSVPVPVSLEQPPLATSLPRRDRGWRTGTCASFSSALGLTAASSLPSSLRQHWSSCTTPSRCPFFSLALPLCLLRHRRTLPPQHHHRSPCLPLHTPCRTIAIQLHPVLLFKASGSKDPRTKSGSTMENEQQRTAAIAQLKAVVGLDDKGAKDLSSKPERVADVLAFFAQHNIDEASPREQKVMLFNVWTKVKKPEHRDPVTTFILEGKLDSTQKVDAAIRFVNAAGSDVVDTAAMSAECGVGVMVSREDVEKAVAAALATEDVIALKTKWDKNPNMMLGQMRRVTALRWADVEHMRAALERQIPGLIKDVIVEAKPAAAKEEAAAMPKKEVESCRQNSNFKDVAQGLPRSPIGELLSHKEGACVYVVGWAHRVRHQSRMSFVVLRDGTGFIQCVFDGSTEPFHRESCVAIRGTLRHEPKAKSELQPPMELHVDEYAVVGDSDGTIETVITAESSVDKLYDQRHVVVRGTLASSVLKVRHELLRVFREHFWSRHYYEVTPPTLVQTQVEGGSTLFEVLYYGETAYLTQSSQLYLESVTASLGNVYCCVPSYRAERSKTKRHLSEFTHLEAEYDVCSFEDLLNHLEDMFCTVIRTVIERVGDLVAMLNPSQLIDPNGNVRDPANYKFTPTRPFRRLRYAEAIQFCNENGILNTETGKPFEFGDDITDQPERAMVAKLGEFVFMTHFPASMKSFYMQRDPDDPTLTESVDVLAPGIGEVLGGSMRMYKYDELLDAYKREGLDASTYYWYTDQRRYGGAPHGGFGLGVERLLVWMLNLDSVKDACLYPRYMGRCKP from the coding sequence ATGCATGCCAAGGCTTTGGCGAGGCTGCGAATGCACCACGCCGCAAGGCAGCGGATGTCATCTGTGGGCATGTGGCGGGCGTTGTGGGTGGTGGCGAAGCTGACGATGGTCGAAAAGGAGGCGCCCGACTGGCAGACGACAATACCGATGAATctggcgatgacgacggAAAAGCTACATGCGCTTCCGTCTTCGATGATGGCAAGCAGTGTCCGGCTGGCAGTAGACGAGGCGCCCTCTTTCACAACGACGTCACCGCCTCTTGCACCCGGTCGCGGGTTCACAGAGCTTCGTTGCTCAGTTCCGGTACCCGTCTCTTTAGAGCAACCACCACTGGCGACCTCCTTGCCACGGCGTGATCGAGGTTGGCGCACGGGCACCTGTGCATCTTTCTCATCAGCGCTAGGTCTGACGGCCGCCTCGTCTCTTCCGTCTTCTCTTCGTCAACACTGGTCCTCTTGTACTACTCCCTCCCGCTgccctttcttctctttgGCGTTGCCGCTCTGCCTGCTGCGTCACCGTCGGACCCTGCCCccccaacaccaccaccgatCACCgtgtctgccgctgcacacgcCCTGCAGAACCATAGCTATTCAGCTACACCCGGTGTTACTCTTTAAGGCATCGGGTTCGAAAGACCCACGAACAAAATCAGGAAGCACCATGGAgaacgagcagcagcgcaccgctgccattGCGCAGCTCAAAGCTGTTGTTGGCCTTGACGACAAGGGCGCCAAAGACCTGTCCAGCAAGCCGGAGCGCGTTGCCGATGTGCTAGCCTTCTTCGCGCAGCACAACATCGATGAAGCTTCTCCTCGTGAGCAGAAGGTCATGTTGTTCAACGTGTGGACGAAGGTGAAGAAGCCTGAGCACCGCGATCCCGTGACCACCTTCATCCTTGAAGGCAAACTCGACAGCACACAGAAGGTCGACGCCGCCATCAGGTTCGTGAACGCGGCCGGGAGTGATGTGGTGGACACGGCGGCCATGTCGGCGGAGTGCGGCGTCGGGGTGATGGTGTCGCGGGAGGACGTGGAGAAGGCAGTTGCCGCAGCCCTCGCCACTGAGGACGTGATCGCGCTCAAAACGAAGTGGGACAAGAACCCGAACATGATGCTCGGCCAGATGCGCCGTGTGACGGCCCTGCGCTGGGCCGACGTGGagcacatgcgcgcggcgctggagagGCAGATTCCGGGGTTGATCAAGGACGTTATTGTGGAGGCGaagccggcagcggcgaaggaggaAGCCGCTGCTATGCCGAAGAAGGAGGTAGAGTCGTGTCGGCAGAACTCGAACTTCAAGGATGTTGCGCAGGGGCTACCGCGCTCCCCGATTGGCGAGCTGCTGTCACACAAAGAGGGTGCCTGCGTCTACGTCGTTGGTTGGGCCCACCGCGTGCGCCACCAGTCTCGCATGTCCTttgtggtgctgcgcgatgGCACGGGCTTCATCCAGTGCGTCTTCGACGGTTCCACGGAGCCCTTCCACCGTGAATCGTGCGTCGCCATTCGCGGGACCCTGCGCCACGAGCCGAAAGCGAAGTcggagctgcagccgccgatGGAGCTGCACGTGGACGAGTACGCTGTCGTTGGCGACTCCGACGGTACAATTGAGACGGTCATCACGGCTGAGAGCTCCGTTGACAAACTGTACGACCAACGCCACGTTGTGGTGCGCGGCACGTTGGCGTCGTCTGTACTAAAGGTCCGTCACGAGCTGTTGCGCGTGTTCCGCGAGCACTTCTGGTCGCGCCACTACTACGAGGTAACACCACCGACGCTGGTGCAGACGCAGGTGGAGGGCGGCTCGACCCTGTTCGAGGTCCTGTACTACGGTGAGACGGCGTACTTGACGCAGTCGTCGCAGCTTTACCTTGAAAGcgtgacggcgtcgctgggCAACGTGTACTGCTGCGTGCCGAGCTACCGCGCGGAGAGGTCCAAGACGAAGCGCCACCTCAGCGAGTTCACGCACCTGGAGGCCGAGTACGACGTGTGCTCCTTTGAGGATCTTTTGAATCACCTGGAGGACATGTTCTGCACCGTCATCCGCACCGTTATCGAGCGCGTCGGGGACTTGGTTGCCATGCTGAACCCCAGCCAGCTCATCGACCCCAACGGCAACGTGCGCGACCCCGCCAACTACAAGTTCACGCCGACACGCCCtttccgccgcctccgctacGCCGAGGCGATCCAGTTCTGCAACGAGAACGGTATCTTGAACACCGAGACAGGCAAGCCTTTCGAGTTTGGCGACGACATCACTGATCAGCCGGAACGCGCGATGGTGGCCAAGCTGGGCGAGTTTGTGTTTATGACGCACTTCCCTGCGAGCATGAAGTCTTTTTACATGCAGCGTGACCCTGACGACCCGACGCTGACGGAGTCGGTCGACGTCCTGGCGCCTGGCATTGGCGAGGTGCTTGGTGGCTCGATGCGTATGTACAAGTACGACGAGCTGCTCGACGCGTACAAGCGCGAGGGTCTGGATGCGTCCACGTACTACTGGTACACGGACCAGCGTCGCTACGGCGGTGCCCCGCACGGCGGCTTTGGCCTCGGTGTCGAGCGTCTGCTGGTGTGGATGCTGAACCTTGATAGCGTGAAGGACGCATGCCTGTACCCACGTTACATGGGCCGCTGCAAGCCGTAG
- a CDS encoding putative clathrin coat assembly protein AP17, whose protein sequence is MIHFILLQNRVGKTRLAKFYIPVDDAGQAQIKRQVHVIVNTRDTRATNFVSYESIKLVYRRYAGLFFILGIDQEDNDLMYVELIHLLVEVLDMFFKDVCELDLIFNFHKVFMIIDEMIMGGEIQEVSRPVILNRLQELEISSK, encoded by the coding sequence aTGATCCACTTTATCCTCTTGCAGAACCGCGTGGGCAAGACCCGGCTGGCCAAGTTTTACATCCCGGTCGACGATGCCGGCCAAGCGCAGATCAAGCGTCAGGTCCACGTTATTGTGAACACACGCGATACGCGCGCGACAAATTTTGTGTCGTACGAGAGCATCAAGCTCGTCTACCGCCGCTACGCCGGGCTCTTCTTCATCCTCGGCATCGACCAGGAGGACAACGACTTGATGTACGTGGAGCTGATCCACTTACTTGTCGAGGTGCTGGATATGTTCTTCAAGGATGTGTGCGAGCTGGACTTGATCTTCAACTTCCACAAGGTCTTCATGATCATCGACGAAATGATCATGGGCGGCGAGATCCAGGAGGTGTCGCGGCCGGTCATCTTGAACCGGCTACAGGAGCTCGAGATCTCAAGCAAGTAG